GGGGCGGCAACCTGTCGCGCCAGGTCGGCGGTCGCGCCGCCGGCGGTGTCGGCATCGGTGGCCGCGGTCCCGGTGAGACGAAGATCGAGACCGACCGGCGCCGGATCAACACCAAGATCGCCAAGCTCCGGCGCGAGCTCAAGGAGATGTCCGGCACTCGCGAGGTCAAGCGGCAGGAGCGCCGCCGCCACCACGTGCCGAGCGTGTCGATCGCGGGCTACACCAACGCCGGCAAGTCGAGCCTCCTCAACCGGCTCACCGACGCGGGCGTGCTGGTCGAGGACTCCCTGTTCGCGACCCTCGACCCCACCACCCGTCGCACCCAGACCAGCGACGGCCGCGTCTACACGATGAGCGACACCGTCGGCTTCGTCCGCCACCTGCCCCACCAGCTGGTCGAGGCCTTCCGCTCCACGCTGGAGGAGGTCGCCGACTCCGACCTCGTGCTCCACGTCGTCGACGGCTCGCACCCCGACCCGGAGGGTCAGCTCGCCGCGGTCCGCGAGGTCTTCGCGGAGATCCACGCCGACAAGGTCCCCGAGCTGGTCGTCATCAACAAGGCCGACGCCGCCGACCCGATGGTGGTGGCGCGGCTGCAGGCCCGCGAGCCCCACAGCGTGGTGGTCAGCGCCAAGACCGGCGAGGGGGTCGACGCGGTCCTCGAGGCCGTCGAGCGGGAGCTGCCGCGGCCCGGCGTCGAGTTCGCGGCGCTGCTGCCCTACGACCGGGGTGACCTCGTCGACCGGTTGCACCGCCACGGCGAGATCGACGAGCTCGAGCACACCGCCGACGGCACCCGCGTCACCGGCCGGGCCAACGCCGACCTGGCCGGCGAGCTGGCGGCGTACACCCTCTCCTGAGCGAGTACGCCGCCCGCCGGCTCAGTCGTCGTCGCGGTCGTCGTCCTCGTCGTCGTCCCCGTCGTCGTCGAAGCCCTCGAGCTCGTCCCACGGGCCCCAGATCGCGAAGGTCATCCCGTTCGT
The genomic region above belongs to Nocardioides coralli and contains:
- the hflX gene encoding GTPase HflX, with product MTNAPDFNLDAELEQTTAWDDDQFESGYADEPELTTGEQDLADRHQLRRVAGLSTELEDITEVEYRQLRLERVVLVGVWTDGTVEDAENSMAELALLAETAGSQVLEAVFQRRTRPDPATFVGRGKVDAIKEVVDASGADTVICDGELAPSQLRNLEDRLKVKVVDRTALILDIFAQHAKSKEGQAQVELAQLTYLKQRLRGWGGNLSRQVGGRAAGGVGIGGRGPGETKIETDRRRINTKIAKLRRELKEMSGTREVKRQERRRHHVPSVSIAGYTNAGKSSLLNRLTDAGVLVEDSLFATLDPTTRRTQTSDGRVYTMSDTVGFVRHLPHQLVEAFRSTLEEVADSDLVLHVVDGSHPDPEGQLAAVREVFAEIHADKVPELVVINKADAADPMVVARLQAREPHSVVVSAKTGEGVDAVLEAVERELPRPGVEFAALLPYDRGDLVDRLHRHGEIDELEHTADGTRVTGRANADLAGELAAYTLS